One Zonotrichia leucophrys gambelii isolate GWCS_2022_RI unplaced genomic scaffold, RI_Zleu_2.0 Scaffold_142_116074, whole genome shotgun sequence DNA window includes the following coding sequences:
- the LOC135460977 gene encoding LOW QUALITY PROTEIN: Fc receptor-like protein 5 (The sequence of the model RefSeq protein was modified relative to this genomic sequence to represent the inferred CDS: inserted 1 base in 1 codon; substituted 2 bases at 2 genomic stop codons), translating to SRQPGERWPQQRVTASAHGWGHQDGWEAQTLGLVGAQTTQLLVEPPWRPAVLWDWVTLTCQGSGTASATTWYKDGQPWGKQGPDHFTVTESGTYTCDRPGTGHSPSVTVSNGERALVVSSIAPAGTPRSLGVLCSMGHLLVXPEPIPCTGVRFYHGDKEVERSLSGTELSLSPLQLNHSGRYSCGGQVDSKVAPWALSASVTVTVHELFSVPVLEGPPYLTVGSPVTLSCLSTPSPLRPQAPLLHVFYQDGRVVGGPQGSPQLLLPAVGVSHSGNYSCQVHSEGGGVRKSSARLRITVRRVQPFGVSLSAQPPXAQVACRDXRVLSCAVAVPPLSFSWHQEGSGALLGMGPFPELRHIGDNDGGQYRCQVSDRDRVVESDPLNVTVLIPVANATITPSPLSHQVRTGDNVTLRCSVQVGSAPVTFTWLHNGQEVAGGPLLELRDIDVGHSGTYQCVATNQLGQDGHRVFRARSPELALEVTPGSPWVTATRKPQHRKQPDPPPYPPRTPLAPVSAVLGERDAYCARVRKEDSASWRCEYGGAAQPQSPGSRARERAPRTGAVPGVRE from the exons AGCCGCCAGCCAGGGGAGCGGTGGCCACAGCAGcgagtgacagccagtgcacatggctggggacaccaggatggcTGGGAAG cccagaccctTGGCCTTGTTG gtgcccagaccacccagctcctggtggagccCCCCTGGAGGCCGGCGGTGCTGTGGGactgggtgacactgacctgccagggctcagggactgccagtgccaccacctGGTACAAggatgggcagccctgggggaagCAGGGACCGGACCACTTCACTGTCACCGAGAGTGGCACCTACACGTGTGACAGACCCGGCAccgggcacagcccctctgtgacAGTCTCAAATGGTGAGAGGGCTTTGGTTGTCTCCAGCATCGCACCTGCGGGGACCCCAAGGTCTCTGGGTGTGCTCTGCTCCATGGGTCACCTCCTGGTGTGACCAGAGCCCATCCCCTGCACTGGGGTGCGATTCTACCATGGGGACAAGGAGGTGGAGAGGTCCCTcagtgggacagagctgtccctgtcccctctgcagctgaaccacAGTGGCCGCTACAGCTGTGGGGGCCAGGTGGACtccaaggtggcaccatggGCACTCTCAGCttcagtgacagtgacagtgcatg agctcttctCGGTGCCGGTGCTGGAGGGCCCCCCTTATCTTACTGTGGGATCCCCCGTGACTCTgagctgcctcagcacccccagccccctgcggCCCCAAGCCCCCCTCCTGCACGTGTTCTACCAAGACGGGCGGGTGGTGGGGGGCCCACAGGGgtcaccacagctgctgctgcctgccgTGGGTGTCTCCCACTCGGGGAATTACAGCTGCCAGGTGCACTCTGAGGGGGGGGGCGTGCGGAAGAGCAGTGCCCGGCTCCGCATCACGGTGCGCA GGGTCCAGccctttggggtgtccctgtcagcACAGCCCC TGGCACAGGTAGCATGCAGGGACTGACGGGTGCTGAGCTGTGCGGTGGCTGTGCctcccctgtccttctcctGGCACCAGGAGGGCTcgggggcactgctgggaatgggCCCCTTCCCGGAGCTGCGCCACATTGGGGACAATGACGGTGGCCAGTACCGGTGCCAGGTCAgcgacagggacagggtggtcGAGAGTGATCCCCTGAATGTCACCGTCCTGA tTCCCGTggccaatgccaccatcacccccagccccctgtcacaccaggtCCGTACAGGTGACAACGTGACCCTGCGCTGCTCAGtgcaggtgggctcagcccctgtcaccttcacctggctgcacaatgggcaggaggtggccgggggtcccctcctggagctcagggacatcGATGTCGGACATTCGGGCACCTACCAGTGCGTGGCCAccaaccagctgggacaggacggGCACCGCGTGTTCCGGGCACgcagcccagagctggccctggaggtgacacctgGCTCACCCTGGGTCACAG CCACCAGGAAGCCCCAGCACAG AAAACAACCAGATCCCCCTCCTtatccccccaggacccccctggcg CCCGTCAGCGCCGTGCTGGGAGAACGAGACGCCTACTGCGCCAGGGTGCGCAAGGAGGACTCGGCGT